GCTTGAGTTAAAGGGGAAATAGCACTACCATCCTGATGCCAGCACATCAGCAATGTGGATCACCTTCAGTGAAATATTGTTCTTTCTGATATAGCCATCCTGATGCATCAAACAGGATGCATCTGTGGAAACGATATATTCTGCACCCGTCTCCAGGGCGTGTTCAATTTTCTGCTCAGCCATGGCTGAAGCGATGGATGGGTGCTTCACCGAAAAAGTACCTCCAAAACCGCAACAAACATCCGTACCCTTCATCTCTATCAGGTTCAGCCCCCTGACTTTTGCCAGTAAACGCCGGGGCTCCTCTTTTATCCCGTATTCACGCAATGCGGCACACGAATCATGGTAAGTAACAGTATGACTGAACTCAGCTCCCACATCTTCTACTTTCAATACATTTACCAGGAAATCAGAGAACTCGTAGATACGTTTTTGAAGACTTCGGTATTCCAGATGCATGGAGGTGTTCTGAAATAATTCATGATAATAATTCCTGACATAGCCCACACAGGATGCCGATGGGCCAACCACATAATGATCTCCCTGAAAATCTTTTATGAATTTTTCACCAATCGCTTTGGCCTCATCCCAAAAACCGCTATTGAAAGCCATCTGCCCGCAGCAGGTTTGTTGATCGTTATAGTGAACCTTAACACCGCATTTTTCCAGGATGCGTATCATGTTAAAAGCAGTTTCGGGGTAAATCTGATCAATAAAGCAGGGGATAAATACATCGACGATCATGGCATACATTTGAAGCAAATGTAATGAAAATTCATTCACCGGATATGTCTACCGTAAAACCCAAATCACGAATTTGAGAGATAAAATCCGGATACGATTTTTTTACCGAAGATGCACCAGAAACCCTGATCTTACCAAGAACCTGGCATAGGGGCAACAGACCCATAAAAATACGATGATCATCATGAGCATCCAGGATGTATTTATCCTGGTTAACCCTGCCTTTATTCAGGATCAACGCATCTTCAGTAATGAATATGTTAAATCCAGCCCTGATCAGTTCTTCCGACAGGGTTTGTAATCGGTCCGATTCCTTATAATGAAGATGTGTTATACCCTGTATCCTGCCCGGTACCTGCAATCCTGCCATCGCAGAAAAAAAAGGCAACACAAGATCAGGATAA
This genomic stretch from Bacteroidota bacterium harbors:
- a CDS encoding (Fe-S)-binding protein, which translates into the protein MIVDVFIPCFIDQIYPETAFNMIRILEKCGVKVHYNDQQTCCGQMAFNSGFWDEAKAIGEKFIKDFQGDHYVVGPSASCVGYVRNYYHELFQNTSMHLEYRSLQKRIYEFSDFLVNVLKVEDVGAEFSHTVTYHDSCAALREYGIKEEPRRLLAKVRGLNLIEMKGTDVCCGFGGTFSVKHPSIASAMAEQKIEHALETGAEYIVSTDASCLMHQDGYIRKNNISLKVIHIADVLASGW